In a genomic window of Chaetodon trifascialis isolate fChaTrf1 chromosome 8, fChaTrf1.hap1, whole genome shotgun sequence:
- the wfdc2 gene encoding WAP four-disulfide core domain protein 3 isoform X1 — protein sequence METHWSAVCALVLTLGAFVHFNTVFAAEADGNLTVILPKPGHCPRVLNVVPSHKGCVCDEDCPADHKCCVFDCGAVCVPPAFTKPGVCPRRRWGSGLCAEFCSNDSDCPNEEKCCHNGCGHECIAPYTVKPGRCALPQGTPMCAEYCYHDGQCPGEQKCCKTTCGHACSEPC from the exons ATGGAGACACACTGGTCTGCAGTTTGTGCACTGGTTTTAACACTCGGTGCATTTGTGCACTTTAACACAGTTTTtgctgcagaggctgatgggaatttaACAG tgATCCTTCCGAAACCAGGCCACTGCCCACGTGTCCTTAATGTTGTCCCATCACAtaagggctgtgtgtgtgatgaagacTGTCCTGCAGACCACAAATGCTGTGTCTTTGACTGTGGAGCTGTCTGTGTCCCTCCTGCTTTCA CCAAGCCAGGAGTGTGTCCTCGCAGGCGCTGGGGTTCAGGGCTGTGTGCTGAATTCTGCTCTAATGACAGCGACTGCCCCAACGAGGAGAAGTGCTGCCACAACGGATGTGGACATGAGTGCATTGCACCATACACAG TGAAGCCGGGCCGCTGCGCTCTGCCCCAGGGAACCCCCATGTGTGCTGAGTACTGCTATCATGATGGTCAGTGTCCAGGAGAGCAGAAGTGCTGCAAGACAACCTGCGGCCATGCCTGCAGTGAGCCCTGCTGA
- the pigt gene encoding GPI transamidase component PIG-T, which produces MAAHRCSYSAVLLIIYILTVFIVADSQETTPNVDRPGPATNNPQTATNTAEQTAEQPAVEEKRWVATEVEEATADDAPTGQQHPEAVVPSSVPLPKDDFQEELVIRPLHSGDIYASFQFRTVWETEFMSGNKVSHYRLFPKSLGQLISKFSVRELHISFTQGYWRTMQWGQPFQPSPPGAELWVWFQDSVTDVDGTWKELTNVLSGIFCASLNFIDSTNTVQPSASFKPLGINNVTDHRFLRYATLPREIVCTENLTPWKKLLPCGSKAGLAVLLKSEKLFHSSFHSQAVHIRPVCQDWQCKTTSWELRQTLNVVFDLHTSAQGKREWSLFKMFARTLTEACPLASSSKIYIDITDNPQGEQFEVSPATPLLSQAVVLGDRRTFSVYDLTQQITFGTVRSLNLLIRWKSSEGDMLRPLLHAERYVAGYGLQTGEIHTLMYNNHPYRSFPVLLLDSVPWYLRLYIHTLTVTSKGKDNKPSYIHYQPSKDRVRPHLLEMLVQLPPNSVTEVTVQFERALLKWTEYTPDPNHGFYVGSSVISSLVPSVVAMDTNSTRDRPLFSSFFPCKEESSYFVRVYTEPLLVNLPTPDFSMPYNVICLTCTVVAVGYGSLYNLLTRSFQIEEPSPGLAKRIANIIRKMRGVPPL; this is translated from the exons ATGGCAGCTCACAGGTGCAGCTACTCGGCGGTGCTGTTGATTATTTATATTTTGACAGTGTTTATTGTAGCAGACAGTCAAGAAACGACACCAAATGTTGATCGCCCCGGTCCTGCAACCAATAACCCACAAACAGCCACCAACACGGCGGAGCAAACGGCCGAGCAGCCTGCGGTGGAGGAGAAACGGTGGGTAGCaactgaggtggaggaggcgaCGGCGGATGATGCTCCAACCGGACAACAGCACCCTGAAGCCGTCGTTCCCTCATCGGTACCACTGCCCAAAGACGATTTTCAGGAGGAGCTGGTCATCAGACCGCTGCACTCCGGAGATATTTACGCCAGCTTCCAGTTCCGCACCGTGTGGGAGACCGAATTCATGAGCGGAAACAAAG TGTCCCACTACCGGCTGTTTCCCAAGTCTCTGGGCCAGCTCATATCCAAGTTCTCGGTGCGAGAGCTGCACATCTCCTTCACGCAGGGCTACTGGAGGACCATGCAGTGGGGGCAGCCCTTTCAGCCGTCCCCTCCTGGGGCTGAACTCTGGGTGTGGTTCCAGGACTCTGTGACAGA TGTGGATGGCACGTGGAAGGAGCTGACAAACGTTTTGTCGGGGATCTTCTGTGCTTCGCTGAACTTCATTGACTCCACCAACACAGTTCAGCCCAGTGCGTCCTTCAAGCCGCTGGGTATAAACAACG TGACGGACCACCGCTTCCTTCGCTATGCCACCCTCCCACGAGAGATTGTTTGCACTGAGAATTTGACACCCTGGAAGAAACTCTTGCCATGCGGATCCAAG GCTGGTCTCGCCGTTCTGTTGAAGTCAGAGAAACTCTTCCACAGCAGTTTTCATTCCCAGGCAGTGCACATCAGACCTGTGTGTCAGGACTGGCAGTGCAAAACCACATCCTGGGAGCTGAGGCAGACGCTGAATGTGGTCTTCGATCTGCACACCTCTGCACAGGGCAAACGAG AGTGGTCTCTGTTTAAGATGTTCGCTCGGACCCTGACAGAAGCTTGTCCACTGGCCTCCTCCAGTAAAATCTACATTGACATCACAGACAACCCTCAG GGGGAGCAGTTTGAGGTGAGCCCGGCCACTCCCCTGCTGAGCCAGGCAGTGGTTCTGGGCGACAGGCGAACCTTCTCCGTCTACGATCTGACCCAACAAATCACCTTTGGCACCGTGCGCTCCCTCAACCTGCTGATCCGCTGGAAGTCCAGTGAGG GTGACATGCTACGTCCCCTGCTCCATGCCGAGCGATACGTCGCTGGCTATGGGCTGCAGACCGGAGAGATCCACACGCTGATGTACAACAACCACCCCTACAGGTCTTTCcccgtgctgctgctggactcagTGCCGTGGTATCTTCGTCTCTACATCCACACCCTCACCGTCACCAGCAAGGGAAAGGACAACAAGCCCA GCTACATCCACTACCAGCCGTCTAAGGACCGTGTGAGACCCCACCTGTTGGAGATGCTGGTCCAGCTTCCTCCCAACTCCGTCACAGAGGTCACAGTGCAGTTTGAGAGGGCTCTGCTTAAGTGGACTGAATACACCCCTGATCCCAACCACGGCTTCTATGTCGG GTCCTCGGTAATCAGCTCGCTTGTACCAAGCGttgttgccatggatacaaatAGCACTCGGGACCGTCCACTTTTCAGCAGCTT TTTTCCCTGTAAAGAGGAGTCCAGCTATTTTGTGCGTGTCTACACGGAGCCTCTGCTGGTCAACCTGCCAACTCCAGACTTCAGCATGCCTTATAATGTCATCTGCCTGACCTGCACCGTGGTGGCCGTGGGCTACGGCTCCCTCTACAACCTACTGACCCGCAGTTTCCAGATAGAAGAGCCCAGCCCAGGATTGGCCAAGCGGATAGCCAACATCATCCGCAAGATGAGGGGCGTGCCGCCACTCTGA
- the wfdc2 gene encoding WAP four-disulfide core domain protein 3 isoform X2, with the protein METHWSAVCALVLTLGAFVHFNTVFAAEADGNLTAKPGVCPRRRWGSGLCAEFCSNDSDCPNEEKCCHNGCGHECIAPYTVKPGRCALPQGTPMCAEYCYHDGQCPGEQKCCKTTCGHACSEPC; encoded by the exons ATGGAGACACACTGGTCTGCAGTTTGTGCACTGGTTTTAACACTCGGTGCATTTGTGCACTTTAACACAGTTTTtgctgcagaggctgatgggaatttaACAG CCAAGCCAGGAGTGTGTCCTCGCAGGCGCTGGGGTTCAGGGCTGTGTGCTGAATTCTGCTCTAATGACAGCGACTGCCCCAACGAGGAGAAGTGCTGCCACAACGGATGTGGACATGAGTGCATTGCACCATACACAG TGAAGCCGGGCCGCTGCGCTCTGCCCCAGGGAACCCCCATGTGTGCTGAGTACTGCTATCATGATGGTCAGTGTCCAGGAGAGCAGAAGTGCTGCAAGACAACCTGCGGCCATGCCTGCAGTGAGCCCTGCTGA